The region atatatatatatatatatatatatatatatatatatatatatatatatatatatatatatatatatatatatatatatatatatatatatatatatatcatagagTTACACTCTCAAATCTACACCCATATTATAGAGGATTTGTATCTTCTTCATGATCTAGATGATTGCCTCCGTAAAATGCTGGAGGATCTAAGGACCCTAGTTGTCTCAAGGGGGGTTTGACCCACAACCAAAAATCATAACTGAAATAGCTTTTTTGGCCATCAATTATTCCTTGTCTCACTTGAATTTCATTTTCTAGATGGTAAAAGTATTTGCGTAGCTTAAAAGTGTTTTTTTAACTTAATGTTttctttttccatttttgttATCCCTTTCTTCTTCTATCGATATGATATCTTCTATGATACATTCCCTACGCGGCTACGCGAAATTAACAAAGAAGTGAGTATTTTAATTTGATTATAAATGAAAAACAGTAAAACTTGTTTCTCTTTTATACCAATTTTGttgtaaaaatgacaatttcgcaTTGCCATTCGTAAACATAATTTCACAAAATAACAAAACACATGCCAAAACGAAATATTCACAGTGGGGGTCCCCAAATTTGTAGTGAGCTTGATATAAAACAACAAACTACTGTTAGAAATAAGAATTTCACCCATAATTTCTCGGTGGTAGCACATTAAAATATATGGGTATTTTAAGGCACTCACAAGTTTTCAggctattttattttatgacaaaTCATTGCTATTACATAGTTTgtcttttactttttatttttatttaatgagGTATAAGATTTTGTCAGTTTCTTTGGAATTTATATAGATCTTTTGAATATATTCGCAAATAACAGTTTACATAATTatatgaaagaaatgttgatacCTTATTCATCCAACACAATaaactatttatttatataattaaatagaTTTATTACCAATGTaacaataatatattttattaccAAGTTTTTTTATGAATATATGAATTCATGTCATACGTTTTATAAATATTCTAAATGATATACGTTTTGATTAGAAATGGTTGCATAAATTAACTcttatgattcattttgttttgtttttctttttttttttttttggaactttTGGAACTCTAACAAcgagttagaaaaaaaaaatcactacAAACAAATGAAGCTAAAATTGGGGTTTAAAACCAAGCGTTAATTTTAGCTTTTTTATGTATTAGAAAGAAAaatgttatatgaataatattatAAAGAAATTCAGATTTCCTAGGAACAAACGTCCTGATAGAATTCCACAAGCTTTTCAAAAAACCATCACCACCGCATCGTCAACCGAATCGAATCCCCAAGTAATGAGGTGACTTAAGGATAAGAGGATTACaaacctcctctcaccaaataGCAATCCTAACCCACAACTCAATCGAGAGGACACGACCTTGAGAAAACAAGTCATGAGACCTAATATACATTTCAAGATTCATTTTGTTATGTTACtctttaaaaatatataactTCGTTGTAACAAGTCATGAGACGCAACATAAAATACCACGGTTACAAACACAAGTTCATATAATCAACAAATTCAATGCATGTTGCTCGTTAAACTTCTACAACAGTCTCTTTAAATGTCTTTAATAAATACTATACTATTTTCAAATTTCATGGTAGATTTCTTTCTTACGCATTTAAACAAAAACAATATTCTaacaaattaaattaaattatagtaatattttatgtttataaaaaaaCAAGACATGTTTCTACAATTATCGGGTCCGTTATTTGAGGATCAATCCATGATCTCCGAATAATTCTTCAAATTCGTATTTTATTCAACTTATACGGTACAAACATCCATAGCAGCAGCAAAATATACATGGGAAACAGTGTGTTGACTTATATTTTACATTAACTAATCGATTAAATAAGGATGATTAGTGCTAATTAAATACAGTTAGATGGTAGCTCTACAATCTCCCTCATAAATAACCACCCATCCACCTCTTCAATTCCACCATCTCCACAACCATGGCGAACCCTCTGGTAATTGCACTTGTCGTCGTCTTCTCCTTCATGGAATCCACCGTCGCTACAACGTATAATGTCAGAACAATGGGAGCCAAAACCAACGGGAGAACAGACTCGACCAAAACATTCATGGCTGCATGGTCTGGTGCATGTGGTTCATCCAAACCTGCAACCATTTACGTCCCAAATGGAAGGTATTTGGTTGGTGGGTTACGATTCAGTGGTCCATGCAAGAACAAAGCTATCACCATTCGTATCGATGGCACCCTTGTGGCTCCTTCCAATTATGTTGCTGAGTATTGGCTTCGGTTTAATGTAGTTGAAGGAGTAACCATTCTCGGTGGCATTCTTGATGCTCAGGGTGCTGGTTTATGGGCTTGTAAGGCTTCCCGAAGAAACTGCCCCTCCGGAGCGACGGTAATCATTGATTGATCTCTTTGTTTTCGTGGTTAATTAACTGCTGCttaattttgtttttgaaacgaGGATGGTGGTTGAATACTTGAATTGTGCAGAGTTTAGCGATCTTCAACTCTAAAAATGTTGTGGTGAGTGGGTTGAGTTCATTGAACAGCCAAATGTTCCACATCGTGGTGAACGGTTGCAATAACGTGAAGGTGGTTGGGGTGAACGTGGTGGCGCCGTGGAACAGTCCAAATACTGACGGCATCCACGTGCAGTTGTCCACCGGAGTATCTATTTTGAACTCCAAAATCAGCACCGGTGATGACTGTGTCTCCATTGGCCCTGGTACAACCAATCTATGGATCGAAAATGTCGCTTGTGGGCCAGGACATGGCATTAGGTAAGTACCCAAGAGGTTAAATTCTAAAGGAATCTGTAAAGTTGTAATGATTAATGGCGTGTGTTATTGTAGCATTGGAAGCTTAGGGAAGGACTTAAAAGAAGAAGGGGTGCAGAACGTTACAGTGAAGAGGGTTACTTTCAAAGACACAGATAACGGGCTGCGGATCAAGGCATGGGCGAGGCCGAGCAGTGGTTTCGTTAATGGCGTTCTCTTCCAAAACGCCGTCATGACCAACGTCGAGAACCCAATTGTCATCGACCAAAACTACTGCCCTGGAAGCAAAAACTGTCCTCGTCAGGTATGTTTTCAAAATGTTAATTCTCTTTGGAGTTTGGATGAGTTTTTATTGAGTTTTTTGTTCAAAGACGCATAAGTTTTGGAACGGTTTGCAGGTTTCCGGTGTGAAAATAAGTAACGTGAAGTATCAAGACGTGCATGGGACATCGGCGACGAAGGTTGCGGTGAAGTTTGATTGCAGTAAGAAGAATCCATGTAGGGGAATCACGATTCAAGATGTGAACCTGAGCTTCAAGAACCAGCTTCCGGCGTCTGCATATTGCGTTAATGCAGCAGGAAGAGCTTCCGGCGTTGTTAAACCCACAAGCTGTTTGTAGAGTAAGGTTTGTTGCCTGAGCCCGTGGCCGGAGAATTTTGTTTTAATCGCCTGGCTTTGCACCGATGTTTCATTGTTTAGTGGTAGGGTTTGGTTCAGAGTGTTAATTGgggttttggtgttgtatgtaaATGTTGATTGAGGATATTCTCAATCTTATATTCCTATTGGTGCAACCTTTATTTGCTTCatatattttgataaaatatCCGCCGTGTAAACTTTAACTGTTTATGTTGTATTTGCCCCGTTCAAAAAAAATGTAATGTTTATATTTGCAACAAACACTACAAGAATAAGTAGATATAGGGACGCAACCTATAGGGACGACAAATGTCGTTACTATAGAGGACCTATAgggacgacatgtcgtctctatagggTTGACCAATTTTTTTGACCGGTTAATTTATAAAGGCAAATTGTTGTCTCAATAACACGGGAACTTTGGCGGGTTTGTGAAAAAGCTGTAGAGACGATACCTCGTCCCTACAGACCtaaaaggattttttttttcttctttttataTTCCTCTATTCACAACAGCAATTATAGAACTCAAATACCGATTGTTTCTCTTTCTCCCTCACTCTTTCTTGAAATGGATTTGTCGGATATTACAAGGAAGTTAGGGCTTAAGGAATCGAAGCAATTCGTCTGTAAAGCCTTTGAGCACTGTCACGTCTCTGATCTTCAATTTGATTCATCTAATGGCGGATTCCGGAATCATAAGTTGTTTGCCTCTGTTATGATTTTTTTCATCAATTTCTATTCGATCGTCACACCGCAATAAAGTTGAGTAGGATGTATGAGAAGCCTTACTTTAGATCTTTCAATGTGATCTACAACAGAATTTGTGTCAAGCGTGTTCATATCTTTTGCTTTGCATATCATCATCATGCTTTTTACTCAATTGATATGTATAATGTATCAGATCAAACATTAAACAATCATTTCATGATGAAGTACATGATCGACTTGATATTAGGGAATTAGCTATTCAATTTGGATGTGCTACCATTTTAGAGCTACCTGCTAAAGTGGTCTATTAACTTTATTGACAGAAGGCGATT is a window of Lactuca sativa cultivar Salinas chromosome 1, Lsat_Salinas_v11, whole genome shotgun sequence DNA encoding:
- the LOC111899469 gene encoding polygalacturonase: MANPLVIALVVVFSFMESTVATTYNVRTMGAKTNGRTDSTKTFMAAWSGACGSSKPATIYVPNGRYLVGGLRFSGPCKNKAITIRIDGTLVAPSNYVAEYWLRFNVVEGVTILGGILDAQGAGLWACKASRRNCPSGATSLAIFNSKNVVVSGLSSLNSQMFHIVVNGCNNVKVVGVNVVAPWNSPNTDGIHVQLSTGVSILNSKISTGDDCVSIGPGTTNLWIENVACGPGHGISIGSLGKDLKEEGVQNVTVKRVTFKDTDNGLRIKAWARPSSGFVNGVLFQNAVMTNVENPIVIDQNYCPGSKNCPRQVSGVKISNVKYQDVHGTSATKVAVKFDCSKKNPCRGITIQDVNLSFKNQLPASAYCVNAAGRASGVVKPTSCL